One window of the Salvia splendens isolate huo1 chromosome 1, SspV2, whole genome shotgun sequence genome contains the following:
- the LOC121748419 gene encoding probable LRR receptor-like serine/threonine-protein kinase At1g67720 isoform X1 yields MGSAGFLFVFSLYSLFLMDVSTAQMPGTCYQNPATLSSSFVSVDCGGSNNFTDEIGLEWSPDNYMLTGDIVNIVVANETRKQYKTLRSFPADDNKYCYTFNVVSRTRYLIRATFLYGNFDNNNNVYPKFDISFGPTRWATIIISDANTIELQELIFLATDPTISVCLSNATTGQPFISTLELRQFNGSIYFHQFESQFYLSMSARINFGAESDEPVRFPDDPFDRMWGSDSVRKANYLVDVAPGTEKISTKMPIDVSRDEWPPQKVMQTAVVGRNGSLTYRLNLDGFPAPGWAFCYFAEIEDLGPSDARKFRFLLPGAPDLSKAVVNIQENAQGQYRLYEPGYYNISLPFVLSFRFGRTSDSTMGPLLNALEVNRYLKKSDGSADGPVLASIAMSYISFKWANEGGDPCIPAPWSWVQCSSDPRPMITSIKLSRKNLSGTIPVEFTKLGGLVELWLDNNSLSGPIPDFSGCPNLKIIHLEDNRLNGELPSSLEDLSKLRELYIQNNLLAGKIPSGFLNKDLSLNYTGNAGLHEEKGGSHKKIIIIGTSVGAAVMLIATITYFLLPKGKNKPPRKGESPHNLPPQKLASSLGDTNTEAAHYFTLAEIKDATNNFERRIGSGGFGVVYYGRLPDGKEIAVKRLTNDSFQGKREFTNEVSLLSRIHHRNLVQFIGCCQEEGKSILVYEFMHKGTLKEHLYGPLTLGGGINWIKRLEIAEDAAKGIDYLHTGCVPAIIHRDLKTSNILLDKNMRAKVSDFGLSKLAVDGASHVSSIVRGTVGYLDPEYYISQQLTDKSDVYSFGVILLELISGQEAISNENFGHNCRNIVQWAKLHIESGDLQGIIDPALHEYDIQSMWKIAEKALMCVQPHGSMRPWMSEVIKEIQDALAIERGAEAVREGSSDEISRRSAHSSLNLGLLDIGSSDHHYLAIDESIARPTAR; encoded by the exons ATGGGGTCTGCTGGATTTCTCTTCGTTTTCTCTCTGTATTCTCTTTTCCTCATGGATGTTTCCACAGCCCAGATGCCAG GGACATGCTACCAAAACCCTGCTACACTTAGTAGTA GTTTTGTGAGTGTAGATTGTGGTGGTTCCAATAATTTTACAGATGAAATAGGTCTTGAATGGAGTCCAGATAACTACATGTTAACTGGAGATATAGTTAACATAGTCGTAGCCAATGAGACCAGAAAACAGTATAAGACACTAAGATCCTTCCCAGCAGATGATAACAAGTATTGCTACACATTCAATGTTGTCAGTAGGACCAGGTATCTCATAAGAGCGACCTTCTTGTATGGAAACTTTGACAACAACAACAATGTGTATCCCAAATTTGACATTTCGTTCGGACCTACACGTTGGGCTACTATAATAATTTCAGATGCTAATACAATAGAGCTTCAAGAGTTAATATTTCTAGCTACAGATCCTACCATCAGTGTTTGTTTGTCCAATGCAACAACTGGTCAGCCGTTTATATCCACCCTTGAGCTCCGACAGTTTAATGGTTCCATCTATTTCCATCAGTTTGAGAGCCAATTTTACCTCAGTATGTCCGCAAGAATAAATTTTGGTGCAGAGAGCGACGAACCGGTCAG GTTTCCAGATGACCCATTTGATCGAATGTGGGGGTCTGACTCGGTGAGAAAAGCCAATTACCTTGTTGATGTTGCTCCAGGAACTGAAAAAATATCCACAAAGATGCCAATTGATGTCAGCAGGGATGAATGGCCACCGCAGAAGGTAATGCAGACAGCTGTAGTTGGCAGAAATGGATCATTGACGTATCGCTTGAACCTCGATGGTTTTCCTGCTCCTGGTTGGGCATTTTGTTACTTTGCCGAAATTGAAGACTTAGGTCCAAGTGATGCAAGAAAGTTCAGGTTTTTGCTCCCTGGTGCTCCTGATCTTAGCAAGGCTGTTGTTAATATCCAAGAAAACGCCCAAGGACAGTATCGTTTGTATGAGCCAGGATACTACAACATTTCTCTACCATTTGTTTTATCTTTCAGATTTGGGAGGACTTCTGATTCTACAATGGGTCCTCTGCTGAATGCCTTGGAGGTCAATAGATATTTGAAAAAGAGTGATGGCTCTGCAGATG GACCAGTTTTGGCTTCAATAGCCATGTCTTATATATCATTTAAGTGGGCAAATGAAGGCGGTGACCCATGCATTCCAGCTCCATGGTCATGGGTCCAGTGTAGTTCAGATCCTCGGCCAATGATAACATCGAT TAAACTGTCTCGGAAGAATTTGTCGGGAACAATTCCAGTAGAGTTCACAAAGTTGGGCGGCTTAGTTGAGTT ATGGCTTGATAATAACTCACTGAGTGGTCCAATTCCAGATTTTTCTGGATGCCCTAACTTAAAGATAAT ACATCTCGAGGATAACCGATTGAATGGTGAACTGCCTTCTTCCTTGGAAGATTTGTCAAAATTGAGAGAATT GTACATTCAGAACAATTTGTTAGCTGGGAAAATTCCATCCGGTTTTCTTAATAAAGACCTGAGTCTGAA CTACACTGGGAATGCAGGCCTTCACGAGGAGAAGGGAGGGAGCCATAAGAAAATTATTATCATCGGGACATCAGTTGGAGCTGCTGTTATGCTAATCGCTACCATTACATATTTCTTATTACCCAAAGGAAAGAATAAACCTCCTCGTAAAG GAGAATCTCCACATAATTTGCCTCCTCAAAAGCTTGCTTCTTCCCTGGGTGATACAAATACTGAAGCTGCTCATTACTTCACTTTGGCTGAGATCAAGGATGCTACAAATAATTTTGAGAGAAGAATTGGATCGGGAGGCTTTGGGGTTGTATATTATGGGAGACTGCCTGATGGTAAAGAAATTGCAGTCAAACGCTTGACCAATGATTCCTTCCAGGGGAAGCGAGAGTTTACCAATGAA GTTTCTCTTCTTTCAAGAATACATCATAGGAATCTAGTACAGTTTATTGGATGTTGCCAAGAAGAAGGAAAAAGTATTCTCGTGTACGAGTTCATGCACAAGGGGACTCTTAAGGAACATCTTTATG GGCCCTTAACACTTGGAGGAggaattaattggattaaacGCCTTGAGATTGCTGAGGATGCTGCCAAAG GAATAGATTACCTCCACACTGGTTGTGTTCCAGCAATCATTCATCGAGACTTGAAGACCAGCAATATTCTTCTTGACAAGAACATGAGAGCTAAGGTTTCAGATTTTGGCCTATCGAAACTAGCAGTTGATGGAGCTTCCCACGTGTCGAGCATAGTTCGAGGAACTGTTGGTTACCTTGATCCTGA ATATTACATCTCCCAGCAGCTTACAGATAAGAGCGATGTCTACAGTTTTGGGGTCATCCTCCTTGAGCTAATATCCGGTCAAGAAGCAATCTCTAACGAAAATTTTGGACATAACTGCCGAAACATAGTCCAGTGG GCAAAGTTGCACATTGAGAGTGGAGACTTGCAAGGGATCATCGACCCTGCATTGCACGAATACGACATACAGTCGATGTGGAAGATAGCGGAGAAGGCACTGATGTGCGTGCAGCCCCACGGGAGCATGAGGCCGTGGATGTCTGAAGTCATAAAGGAGATCCAAGATGCACTCGCTATTGAGAGGGGGGCAGAGGCAGTGAGGGAAGGCAGCTCAGACGAAATATCTAGGCGCTCGGCTCACTCGTCCCTCAACTTGGGCTTGTTGGATATCGGCTCCAGCGACCACCACTACTTGGCCATCGATGAATCCATTGCACGCCCAACTGCTCGGTAA
- the LOC121748431 gene encoding nuclear transcription factor Y subunit B-8-like isoform X2, which yields MADGHSSHGAPGSPICGSHDSGGDQSPRCGVREQDRFLPIANISRIMKKGLPANGKIAKDAKETVQECVSEFISFITSEASDKCQREKRKTINGDDLLWAMATLGFEDYIDPLKVYLNRYREMEGDTKGSAKGTDGSAKKDGLQQQIPSSQGSFSQGVNYINAQQQAQHMMVPMQGMD from the exons ATGGCGGACGGGCACTCGTCGCACGGAGCTCCCGGGAGCCCTATCTGTGGCAGCCACGACAGCGGAGGCGATCAAAGCCCGCGCTGCGGAGTCCGTGAGCAGGATAGGTTTCTTCCTATTGCGAATATCAGCAGGATCATGAAGAAGGGACTTCCCGCGAATGGGAAGATTGCTAAGGATGCCAAGGAGACGGTGCAAGAATGTGTTTCCGAGTTTATTAGCTTCATCACCAGCGA GGCAAGTGACAAGTGCCAGAGAGAAAAAAGGAAGACAATCAATGGGGATGATTTGCTATGGGCTATGGCAACTTTAGGATTTGAAGACTACATTGATCCTCTTAAGGTGTACCTGAATAGGTACAGAGAG ATGGAG GGTGATACCAAGGGATCAGCCAAAGGTACAGATGGATCTGCAAAGAAAGATGGATTACAGCAGCAAATTCCGAGTTCTCAG GGTTCTTTTTCACAAGGCGTGAATTACATAAATGCCCAG CAACAAGCTCAACACATGATGGTCCCGATGCAAGGCATGGACTAG
- the LOC121748419 gene encoding probable LRR receptor-like serine/threonine-protein kinase At1g67720 isoform X2, which translates to MGSAGFLFVFSLYSLFLMDVSTAQMPGFVSVDCGGSNNFTDEIGLEWSPDNYMLTGDIVNIVVANETRKQYKTLRSFPADDNKYCYTFNVVSRTRYLIRATFLYGNFDNNNNVYPKFDISFGPTRWATIIISDANTIELQELIFLATDPTISVCLSNATTGQPFISTLELRQFNGSIYFHQFESQFYLSMSARINFGAESDEPVRFPDDPFDRMWGSDSVRKANYLVDVAPGTEKISTKMPIDVSRDEWPPQKVMQTAVVGRNGSLTYRLNLDGFPAPGWAFCYFAEIEDLGPSDARKFRFLLPGAPDLSKAVVNIQENAQGQYRLYEPGYYNISLPFVLSFRFGRTSDSTMGPLLNALEVNRYLKKSDGSADGPVLASIAMSYISFKWANEGGDPCIPAPWSWVQCSSDPRPMITSIKLSRKNLSGTIPVEFTKLGGLVELWLDNNSLSGPIPDFSGCPNLKIIHLEDNRLNGELPSSLEDLSKLRELYIQNNLLAGKIPSGFLNKDLSLNYTGNAGLHEEKGGSHKKIIIIGTSVGAAVMLIATITYFLLPKGKNKPPRKGESPHNLPPQKLASSLGDTNTEAAHYFTLAEIKDATNNFERRIGSGGFGVVYYGRLPDGKEIAVKRLTNDSFQGKREFTNEVSLLSRIHHRNLVQFIGCCQEEGKSILVYEFMHKGTLKEHLYGPLTLGGGINWIKRLEIAEDAAKGIDYLHTGCVPAIIHRDLKTSNILLDKNMRAKVSDFGLSKLAVDGASHVSSIVRGTVGYLDPEYYISQQLTDKSDVYSFGVILLELISGQEAISNENFGHNCRNIVQWAKLHIESGDLQGIIDPALHEYDIQSMWKIAEKALMCVQPHGSMRPWMSEVIKEIQDALAIERGAEAVREGSSDEISRRSAHSSLNLGLLDIGSSDHHYLAIDESIARPTAR; encoded by the exons ATGGGGTCTGCTGGATTTCTCTTCGTTTTCTCTCTGTATTCTCTTTTCCTCATGGATGTTTCCACAGCCCAGATGCCAG GTTTTGTGAGTGTAGATTGTGGTGGTTCCAATAATTTTACAGATGAAATAGGTCTTGAATGGAGTCCAGATAACTACATGTTAACTGGAGATATAGTTAACATAGTCGTAGCCAATGAGACCAGAAAACAGTATAAGACACTAAGATCCTTCCCAGCAGATGATAACAAGTATTGCTACACATTCAATGTTGTCAGTAGGACCAGGTATCTCATAAGAGCGACCTTCTTGTATGGAAACTTTGACAACAACAACAATGTGTATCCCAAATTTGACATTTCGTTCGGACCTACACGTTGGGCTACTATAATAATTTCAGATGCTAATACAATAGAGCTTCAAGAGTTAATATTTCTAGCTACAGATCCTACCATCAGTGTTTGTTTGTCCAATGCAACAACTGGTCAGCCGTTTATATCCACCCTTGAGCTCCGACAGTTTAATGGTTCCATCTATTTCCATCAGTTTGAGAGCCAATTTTACCTCAGTATGTCCGCAAGAATAAATTTTGGTGCAGAGAGCGACGAACCGGTCAG GTTTCCAGATGACCCATTTGATCGAATGTGGGGGTCTGACTCGGTGAGAAAAGCCAATTACCTTGTTGATGTTGCTCCAGGAACTGAAAAAATATCCACAAAGATGCCAATTGATGTCAGCAGGGATGAATGGCCACCGCAGAAGGTAATGCAGACAGCTGTAGTTGGCAGAAATGGATCATTGACGTATCGCTTGAACCTCGATGGTTTTCCTGCTCCTGGTTGGGCATTTTGTTACTTTGCCGAAATTGAAGACTTAGGTCCAAGTGATGCAAGAAAGTTCAGGTTTTTGCTCCCTGGTGCTCCTGATCTTAGCAAGGCTGTTGTTAATATCCAAGAAAACGCCCAAGGACAGTATCGTTTGTATGAGCCAGGATACTACAACATTTCTCTACCATTTGTTTTATCTTTCAGATTTGGGAGGACTTCTGATTCTACAATGGGTCCTCTGCTGAATGCCTTGGAGGTCAATAGATATTTGAAAAAGAGTGATGGCTCTGCAGATG GACCAGTTTTGGCTTCAATAGCCATGTCTTATATATCATTTAAGTGGGCAAATGAAGGCGGTGACCCATGCATTCCAGCTCCATGGTCATGGGTCCAGTGTAGTTCAGATCCTCGGCCAATGATAACATCGAT TAAACTGTCTCGGAAGAATTTGTCGGGAACAATTCCAGTAGAGTTCACAAAGTTGGGCGGCTTAGTTGAGTT ATGGCTTGATAATAACTCACTGAGTGGTCCAATTCCAGATTTTTCTGGATGCCCTAACTTAAAGATAAT ACATCTCGAGGATAACCGATTGAATGGTGAACTGCCTTCTTCCTTGGAAGATTTGTCAAAATTGAGAGAATT GTACATTCAGAACAATTTGTTAGCTGGGAAAATTCCATCCGGTTTTCTTAATAAAGACCTGAGTCTGAA CTACACTGGGAATGCAGGCCTTCACGAGGAGAAGGGAGGGAGCCATAAGAAAATTATTATCATCGGGACATCAGTTGGAGCTGCTGTTATGCTAATCGCTACCATTACATATTTCTTATTACCCAAAGGAAAGAATAAACCTCCTCGTAAAG GAGAATCTCCACATAATTTGCCTCCTCAAAAGCTTGCTTCTTCCCTGGGTGATACAAATACTGAAGCTGCTCATTACTTCACTTTGGCTGAGATCAAGGATGCTACAAATAATTTTGAGAGAAGAATTGGATCGGGAGGCTTTGGGGTTGTATATTATGGGAGACTGCCTGATGGTAAAGAAATTGCAGTCAAACGCTTGACCAATGATTCCTTCCAGGGGAAGCGAGAGTTTACCAATGAA GTTTCTCTTCTTTCAAGAATACATCATAGGAATCTAGTACAGTTTATTGGATGTTGCCAAGAAGAAGGAAAAAGTATTCTCGTGTACGAGTTCATGCACAAGGGGACTCTTAAGGAACATCTTTATG GGCCCTTAACACTTGGAGGAggaattaattggattaaacGCCTTGAGATTGCTGAGGATGCTGCCAAAG GAATAGATTACCTCCACACTGGTTGTGTTCCAGCAATCATTCATCGAGACTTGAAGACCAGCAATATTCTTCTTGACAAGAACATGAGAGCTAAGGTTTCAGATTTTGGCCTATCGAAACTAGCAGTTGATGGAGCTTCCCACGTGTCGAGCATAGTTCGAGGAACTGTTGGTTACCTTGATCCTGA ATATTACATCTCCCAGCAGCTTACAGATAAGAGCGATGTCTACAGTTTTGGGGTCATCCTCCTTGAGCTAATATCCGGTCAAGAAGCAATCTCTAACGAAAATTTTGGACATAACTGCCGAAACATAGTCCAGTGG GCAAAGTTGCACATTGAGAGTGGAGACTTGCAAGGGATCATCGACCCTGCATTGCACGAATACGACATACAGTCGATGTGGAAGATAGCGGAGAAGGCACTGATGTGCGTGCAGCCCCACGGGAGCATGAGGCCGTGGATGTCTGAAGTCATAAAGGAGATCCAAGATGCACTCGCTATTGAGAGGGGGGCAGAGGCAGTGAGGGAAGGCAGCTCAGACGAAATATCTAGGCGCTCGGCTCACTCGTCCCTCAACTTGGGCTTGTTGGATATCGGCTCCAGCGACCACCACTACTTGGCCATCGATGAATCCATTGCACGCCCAACTGCTCGGTAA
- the LOC121748443 gene encoding putative late blight resistance protein homolog R1B-16 — protein sequence MAAYAALASLMHTIHQIEHHPFPPISLDKKQAESLTENVVFLQEFLEGYKCPVAEGDEADPLEMRIADVVYAAEDVIESHIVNQIHSVVSASADLYEPLVNVIEDMNLIKKEVMEIVAVKGELQRHVSASANSSTSSLFRLHIITTMVGFEDAMLQLMDKLTDGRLRRQVIPVVGMGGIGKTTLARNVYAQPLINQHFDICAWITISQQYHIKELLCEILSQSNKEGKEGLSQMREDELGLALHKCLSYRRFFIVLDDMWSIEVWEKLQRYFPDNINGSRILVTTRLSNLGSQLDNYYSLEMKFLDEESSWNIFCKIVFGGKSCPLELEKIGKEIVESCRGLPLSIVVMGGLLEKLERRKECWESIRRSISSLVNSENDEHCLKILKLSYNHLPVYLKPCFLYMGMFEEDSEIRVSTLSKLWVSEGFLKPINNKSLETIAKEYLEKLVDRNLILVHKFGKTGNIKYCKIHDLLRDLCLREAEKVRFYHVVGQQSPQNTCSQRRVVIPRSTSGKKVLHAMRTIRDARSYISESDGEIVGLMPNFRLLRTLKGHEYPLGRLFELVNLRLLAVESGGNPAQLHSSINLLWCLQTLIVSQFEEEVNAPVEIWDMPQLRHVNYYVSYGSGALHLPDPPTDSIVIMENLQSLKGVKNFKCNEKMVRRLPNIRKLGLIGSPDDDYCVHNIERLQKLESLSCECFHRADFSRKITFPHSLKSLTLEIRYGRMEDILEKVSTLPLLRKLKLFFGRFETRKWETTEGQFPSLKFLLLSSCSDLDCWTMESSHFPCLEHLRLRNVDLEIPEELGEIPTLKSVALDRCSNSMVNSAKRMIEEQEELQGEELSFKVTITLKKVNQELQSWVNPNFQVTC from the coding sequence ATGGCAGCTTATGCAGCTTTAGCTTCTCTTATGCACACCATCCATCAGATCGAGCATCATCCTTTTCCTCCAATTTCTCTGGACAAAAAACAAGCTGAATCTCTGACCgaaaatgttgtgttcttgCAAGAATTTCTTGAAGGTTACAAGTGTCCTGTTGCTGAGGGCGATGAAGCTGATCCATTGGAGATGCGCATCGCAGATGTAGTTTATGCTGCTGAGGACGTCATTGAATCCCACATTGTTAATCAAATTCATTCTGTTGTCTCAGCATCTGCAGATTTGTATGAGCCTCTAGTGAATGTGATTGAAGACATGAATCTGATCAAGAAAGAAGTCATGGAGATAGTTGCAGTGAAAGGTGAGTTGCAAAGACATGTCTCAGCATCTGCTAATTCCTCAACATCTTCACTCTTTAGGCTGCACATCATCACAACCATGGTAGGCTTTGAGGATGCCATGCTTCAACTCATGGATAAGCTCACTGATGGACGACTTCGTCGCCAAGTCATCCCAGTCGTAGGAATGGGAGGAATTGGTAAGACCACTCTAGCCAGAAATGTTTATGCACAACCACTTATTAATCAACATTTTGATATATGTGCTTGGATTACGATTTCTCAACAATATCACATAAAAGAACTTCTTTGTGAAATTCTATCTCAATCCAATAAAGAAGGGAAGGAAGGATTGAGTCAAATGAGAGAAGATGAACTAGGACTAGCACTCCATAAATGTTTATCATATAGAAGGTTTTTCATTGTGTTGGATGATATGTGGAGTATTGAGGTATGGGAGAAACTACAACGCTATTTTCCTGACAACATTAATGGTAGTCGGATATTGGTGACAACGAGGCTATCGAATTTAGGATCTCAATTGGATAACTATTATAGTCTTGAAATGAAATTTTTGGATGAGGAAAGTAGCTGGAATATTTTTTGCAAAATAGTTTTTGGAGGAAAAAGTTGCCCTTTGGAATTGGAGAAAATTGGAAAAGAGATTGTGGAGAGTTGTAGAGGACTTCCACTATCAATTGTAGTGATGGGAGGTCTTTTGGAAAAACTGGAACGAAGAAAAGAATGTTGGGAATCTATTAGGAGAAGCATAAGTTCACTAGTGAATTCGGAGAATGATGAGCATTGCTTGAAAATACTGAAGTTGAGCTACAACCATTTACCGGTATATTTGAAGCCGTGCTTTCTATATATGGGAATGTTCGAGGAGGATAGCGAAATCCGAGTGTCGACACTGTCCAAGCTATGGGTTTCTGAAGGATTCCTGAAACCAATAAACAACAAGAGTTTGGAAACAATTGCAAAAGAGTACCTAGAGAAACTTGTTGATAGAAATCTAATTCTTGTTCACAAGTTTGGGAAAACTGGAAACATAAAGTACTGCAAAATCCATGATTTGTTAAGAGACCTTTGTCTGAGAGAAGCTGAAAAGGTGAGGTTTTATCATGTGGTAGGGCAACAGAGTCCTCAAAACACGTGTAGCCAACGTCGTGTAGTTATTCCGAGAAGCACCTCAGGGAAGAAAGTCCTTCATGCCATGAGAACCATACGAGATGCACGTTCCTATATAAGTGAAAGTGATGGTGAAATAGTTGGACTAATGCCCAATTTTAGACTGTTGAGGACATTGAAAGGTCATGAGTATCCCCTGGGAAGATTGTTTGAGTTAGTTAATTTGAGGCTTCTTGCTGTTGAATCTGGTGGGAACCCTGCCCAACTTCATTCTTCAATCAATCTCCTCTGGTGTCTGCAGACATTAATTGTGTCTCAATTTGAAGAAGAGGTGAATGCACCAGTTGAAATATGGGACATGCCTCAACTTAGGCATGTTAATTACTATGTTTCATATGGTAGTGGAGCATTGCATCTCCCAGATCCTCCAACTGACAGCATTGTTATCATGGAGAATCTACAAAGCCTCAAAGGAGTAAAGAATTTCAAGTGTAATGAGAAGATGGTTCGTAGACTGCCCAATATCAGGAAATTGGGACTGATTGGATCTCCGGATGACGACTATTGTGTCCACAACATCGAACGTCTGCAAAAGCTTGAATCTCTTAGCTGTGAGTGCTTTCACAGGGCTGATTTTTCGCGGAagattacctttccacactctCTGAAGAGTCTAACTCTTGAAATCAGATATGGTAGAATGGAAGACATATTGGAAAAGGTAAGTACATTACCCCTTCTTCGGAAGCTCAAGTTGTTTTTTGGAAGGTTCGAAACACGCAAATGGGAAACAACTGAAGGCCAGTTCCCGAGTCTCAAATTTTTGTTACTCTCAAGTTGTTCCGATTTGGATTGTTGGACGATGGAAAGCTCTCACTTCCCATGTCTCGAGCACCTTCGTCTTCGCAATGTAGATTTGGAGATTCCTGAAGAACTTGGTGAAATTCCGACCTTAAAATCCGTGGCCTTGGATCGTTGCAGCAACTCAATGGTGAATAGTGCGAAGAGAATGATAGAGGAACAAGAGGAGTTACAAGGAGAAGAACTATCCTTTAAAGTTACAATTACGCTCAAGAAGGTGAACCAAGAGCTGCAGAGCTGGGTGAATCCCAACTTTCAAGTCACTTGCTAG
- the LOC121748431 gene encoding nuclear transcription factor Y subunit B-8-like isoform X1 yields the protein MADGHSSHGAPGSPICGSHDSGGDQSPRCGVREQDRFLPIANISRIMKKGLPANGKIAKDAKETVQECVSEFISFITSEASDKCQREKRKTINGDDLLWAMATLGFEDYIDPLKVYLNRYREMEGDTKGSAKGTDGSAKKDGLQQQIPSSQLLHQGSFSQGVNYINAQQQAQHMMVPMQGMD from the exons ATGGCGGACGGGCACTCGTCGCACGGAGCTCCCGGGAGCCCTATCTGTGGCAGCCACGACAGCGGAGGCGATCAAAGCCCGCGCTGCGGAGTCCGTGAGCAGGATAGGTTTCTTCCTATTGCGAATATCAGCAGGATCATGAAGAAGGGACTTCCCGCGAATGGGAAGATTGCTAAGGATGCCAAGGAGACGGTGCAAGAATGTGTTTCCGAGTTTATTAGCTTCATCACCAGCGA GGCAAGTGACAAGTGCCAGAGAGAAAAAAGGAAGACAATCAATGGGGATGATTTGCTATGGGCTATGGCAACTTTAGGATTTGAAGACTACATTGATCCTCTTAAGGTGTACCTGAATAGGTACAGAGAG ATGGAG GGTGATACCAAGGGATCAGCCAAAGGTACAGATGGATCTGCAAAGAAAGATGGATTACAGCAGCAAATTCCGAGTTCTCAG CTTCTTCACCAGGGTTCTTTTTCACAAGGCGTGAATTACATAAATGCCCAG CAACAAGCTCAACACATGATGGTCCCGATGCAAGGCATGGACTAG